From a region of the Procambarus clarkii isolate CNS0578487 chromosome 2, FALCON_Pclarkii_2.0, whole genome shotgun sequence genome:
- the LOC138366662 gene encoding DNA-directed RNA polymerase II subunit RPB1-like has product MKLILSDQTKFQRVTKDTTAGLKTKEHDKVDALAKAAVNKESIEPNPELSNRTLKSVLRRGLLDGYEESRTVQTGTSRFIIMKFHSVSPTVYSVSLTVYSVSPTVYNVSLTVYNMSPTVCNVSPTICNVSPTIFYNVSPTVYSVSPTVYNVSPTVYNVSPTVYSVSPTVYNVSPTVYNVSPTVYNVSPTVYDVSPSGFYNVPPTVYNVSPTVYNMSPTVYSVSPTVYNVSPTVYNVSPTVYNVSPTVYSVSPTVYNVSPTVYNVSPTVYSVSLTVYNVSPTVYNVSPTVYNVSPTVYNVSPTVYNVSPTVYNVSPTVYNVSPTVYNVSPTVYNVSPTVYNVSPTVYNVSPIVYNAAPTVYSVLPTVYNVSPTVYMCHRQFIMCHRQFIMCQTEDQDISNRQPVLGEAGPGR; this is encoded by the exons ATGaagctcatactctctgaccaaactaaattccaaagggtaacaaaggacactacagccggattgaaaacgaag gaacatgacaaagttgacgcccttgctaaggctgcagtaaataaagagagTATTGAACCGAATCCGGAGTTATCAAATAGGACCCTTAAAAGTGTCCTTAGACGAGGACTCCTGGATGGAtatgaagaaagtagaactgtgcaaactggaactagcaggttcatcataatgaaat TTCATAGTGTGTCACCGACAGTTTATAGTGTTTCACTGACAGTTTATAGTGTGTCACCAACAGTTTATAATGTGTCACTTACAGTTTATAATATGTCTCCGACAGTTTGTAATGTGTCTCCGACAATTTGTAATGTGTCTCCGACAATTT TTTATAATGTGTCTCCGACAGTTTATAGTGTGTCACCGACAGTTTATAATGTGTCACCGACAGTTTATAATGTGTCTCCGACTGTTTATAGTGTGTCACCGACAGTTTATAATGTGTCACCGACAGTTTATAATGTGTCACCGACAGTTTATAATGTGTCACCGACAGTTTATGATGTGTCACCGTCAGGTT TTTATAATGTGCCACCGACAGTTTATAATGTGTCACCGACAGTTTATAACATGTCTCCGACAGTTTATAGTGTGTCCCCGACAGTTTATAATGTGTCACCGACAGTCTATAATGTGTCACCGACAGTGTATAATGTGTCTCCGACAGTTTATAGTGTGTCACCGACAGTTTATAATGTATCACCGACAGTTTATAATGTGTCACCGACAGTTTATAGTGTGTCACTGACAGTTTATAATGTGTCACCGACAGTTTATAATGTGTCACCGACAGTTTATAATGTGTCCCCGACAGTTTATAATGTGTCCCCGACAGTTTATAATGTGTCACCGACAGTCTATAATGTGTCACCGACAGTTTATAATGTGTCTCCGACAGTTTATAATGTGTCACCGACAGTCTATAATGTGTCACCGACAGTTTATAATGTGTCCCCGACAGTTTATAATGTGTCACCGATAGTTTATAATGCGGCACCGACAGTTTATAGTGTGTTACCGACAGTTTATAATGTTTCTCCGACAGTTTATATGTGTCACCGACAGTTTATAATGTGTCACCGACAGTTTATAATGTGTCAAACAGAGGATCAAGACATCAGTAACCGACAACCGGTGTTGGGAGAAGCTGGTCCCGGGCGCTGA